The following is a genomic window from Rhizobium sp. 11515TR.
TCTCAGCCGGCGTCACCCGCTATGAAATCCATGAGGATACCGGCCTTTCCGAACATCCCGGCACCGGACTTTCGACACGGCAGCTGCGCGAAGAGGTCTGGTCGATCGCGCCAAACGATCCATTGTCGATGACGGGCATCTCCACATGGACCTGCGATATGAGCCGCCCCGGCTGGTTCGTTCGCACGGTGGCGACATCGTTCATATCCTGCACGGCAAAGGACTGGGTGATTAGCGCCTTGGTCGTTGCCTATGAGGGCAAGACCGAAATCTTCCGAAAGATATTCGAGGAAAAACGCATCTCCCGCGATCTCATGTAGGTCAGCTGGAGCCCGCAAACCGGCTTGCTGCCGCGCAGATGGCGGCAAAGCCAGCGCGCGCGCCATCACTCATATGCCGTGCCCGCAGCCAGGCATGCACCATCTGCGGCTCCTCGCGGAACCAGACTTCGACGCCTGCTTGCGCGAGCCGAGCCGCGTAATTGCGGCCATCGTCGCGCAGCGGATCGTAATGCGCAACCGTGATGAAGGTTGGCGGAAGTCCGGCCACAGAGGACGAGGCAAGCGGTCCTGCGATCGGATCGCCTTCCGGCGCCTGCAGAACAGTGCGGTAATAGGCGACATCGGCCGTCGTCAGGCCCGGCGCCTCGGCCATCTCCTGATAAGAGCCGGAGGCGAGATCGCCGCCGAGTGCGGGATAGATCAGGATCTGGCCGACAATGCCCGAAAGCCCCTCCGCTTGCGCCCGCACCGCCAGCCCTGCCGCGAGGTTGCCGCCGGCGCTGTCGCCAATCAGCACGACCGACATCTTCTCGGCGAGCAGCTGCTTTAGGACGCTGAAACAATCATCCGTCTGAGCCGGCCAGCGATATTCCGGCGCCAGCCTGTAATCGACCGAGACCAGCTCGGCGCCTGCATGATCGGCGATCTCGGCGCAGATCGCATGATGGCTCTCAAGCGAACCGACGACGAAACCGCCGCCATGGAGATAGAGGAGCTTCGTTGTCGTACGGATATTGGCGGGCTTGTAACGCCTGACGGGAATCGTTCCGGATACAAGATCATCCGCGGTCTGCATGCCCTCCGGTAAAGGGCGATCGAAACGAGCGCAGAGCGCGTCATACCATTGGCGCTGCTGTGCGATGGAGGCCGTTACCGCATCCGGCGGATAGAAGGAATCGCAGATTTCCATAAACTGCAGGATGCCGGCCTCGCTCGGCATAGGACGTTCAGCAGAGGTCATCGGATATCCTCGATTCGTGCCGATACGTCGACACTACGCGGCGATGCAACCGAACGCTTATCTGCCTACGGCCAGCACCGCCGCGATGGCGACATCTGCCTGATTGCGCCGAGTTCAATTGGCCGCAAATACGCTGCTCGACAGCAGGGAAAAACCCGTCGGCATCTGCATGCATTGCGCATTGGACCATGTGAGCATTGCAAGCGCGAGTGCCGCGCCAATCACAAGCCTAATCATGATATTTCCCCATCCGTATTGCCGCCATCGCGAGGTCATTTGATCGTTAGGCCGCGTCGTGGAAGCGGCAGGTTCCGTCTATATTGACCTCGTGAGGCTGACTTATGGCCAAACCATGGTAAGCGTTGAGTGCTCGCGAGCGATCCGCTCGGCGCTGGTCCGGCGGCAGTCTCGGACCTTCACCCTGCCTGATATTGCTCGTCCTTCACATGCTCCAGCCAGTCCACCACCTTGTCGTCGAGATGCTCCTGGATGGCGATATGGGTCATGGCTGTGGTCGGCGAAGCGCCGTGCCAATGCTTCTCGTTCGGTTCGAACCAGACAACATCCCCAGGCCGGATCTCCTCGATCGGGCCGCCTTCACGCTGAACGAGACCCAAGCCGGCGGTGACGATCAAGGTCTGGCCGCGCGGGTGGGTATGCCACGCCGTCCTCGCGCCGGGTTCAAAGGTGACGCTGCCAGCCGCCGCCCGGCGAGCGTCATTGGCAGCAAATAGCGGGTCGATCCTGACCGTACCGGTGAACCAGTCGGAGGGGCCTTTGCCAGAGGGCTGCGTACCATTCTTCTTGATGTCCATGATGACGTCCTTCCTGAGGTCGGCTGCGATGGCGCGACCGTATAGGAATTAATTTAGCTCACGATTCACAGAGCGGTAGGGGGCCGTTCACGCATAGACTTATGAATGAGGGCGATAAATCCCCTTCGAGTAGCAGGGCGGAGCAAGTGCTTGGGGTGACCGTGCGGCCATGTTCATCGCGCCATCAGTGCGCGGATGCTGCGATCTGCCGATTGCAGCAGCTCGAAAGCTTCGTAGCGTCTTGCATGCAGCGCTTTAACCGCGCCTTCGGCCGGTTCGAACCTCTTCGCCAGTCGCGACATGGCAGCCATGGCCTCCAAGAGCGAGCCGCAATGCCCGCCGGCCGTGGCGCCGAGCATGGCGGCACCCAGCAAGACAGGCTCCTCCGTATCGGCGACGGCGACAGGCCTGTCGGTCGTATCCGCCAGAAGCTGCCTCACAAGGCCGCTTTGGGCAGCGCCACCGCTCGCAATGATGAGATCGCAGGCAATGCCATCCTGGGCCAGCTTTTCGAGTAATTGCTTGAGGCCATAGCCGATACCGCAAAGGCCGGCCACATAGAACGAGATGAGATTATCGATGCCGGTTTCCAGTCCGAGGCCGGAGATGACGGCACGAGCGTCGGGATCGGCATAGGGCGAACGATTGCCGAGGAATTCGGGCACGACCTGGATGGACAGCGCAAGCTTCACGGCGTCGGACGCATTCTTGACCGCCTTCATGGCCTGCCGGTCAAGCCAGGCGACCAGCGACAAGTCTTCCGCTTCGGCCCTGGCGCGCGCCTCACCACTTGCCGGATGCATCGTGACCAGATGATCGATCGCAGCTCCTGCCGCGGATTGACCGCCTTCGGTCAGCCAGAGGCCAGGCACCATGGCCGAATAATAGGGTCCCCAAACGCCATCGACGAAGATAGCGTCATCATTCGACGCCATCGAACAGGCGGAGGTGCCGAAGATGTAGGCGAGCCTGTTCCTGACATCGGCTTTGCCGTCCGCTCCCTGCCCGCCGAGCGTCCCGACGCCGCCGGCATGGGCATCGATGAGCGACGCTCCGACCGGCGTACCAACGGCGAGGCCAAGATCGCCGGCAGCAGCTTCGTTCAAGCCACCACCAAGTGCGGTACCCGGCTCGACGATCTCGGTGCCGATCCGCACAAAGCCTTCGTCGGCCAGCTCACCAAGGCCGATATCCTTGAAATATTGCGCGTCCCAGCGCTTTTCGTGGGCGAGATAGGTCCATTTGCAGGTGACTGTGCACACCGATCTCTGCAGCGAACCGGTCGCGCGCCAAGTCAGATAATCGGCGAGATCGAAGAAATGATCCGTTGCCGCGAAGGATTGCGGCAGGTTTCGCTTCAGCCACAAAAGCTTCGGCGTCTCCATCTCGGGCGATATCCGGCCGCCGACATAGCGCAGCACGGCATGGTTGCCGGCATTGATCTCCGCCGCCTCGCTGGCCGCGCGATGATCCATCCAGACGATGATGTTGCGATTGGCATCGCCCGATGGTCCCACAGCCACGGGCCGGCCATCCGCCTTGACCGCGACCAGTGAACAGGTTGCATCGAAACCGATGCCCGAAACGTCACCGGCCGCTATCTTTGCCGTTGCGACAGCCTCTTTGACGCTGTCGCAGACCGCCTTCCATATCTGCTCGCTCGACTGCTCAACGATACTGCCGGCCTCGTGCCAGATGGTGATCGGCCGCTTGGCGGCGGCGAGCAGATGGCCATGCGCATCGAAAACCCCGGCCCGGGCGCTGCCGGTGCCGACATCGATGCCGATGAAATAAGGTGCCGTCATCAGAGATCCGTACTCAAAGGCAGGATCACCAGATCCCGGATTACGATGTTACGCGGTCTGGATAGCATGAAGAGCACCGCTTCCGCCACTTCGGTCGCCTCCATGAGGCCGCCCGCGGCAATCGCTTCGTCAAGCTTTGCCTGTGGCCAGTCGCTGATCAGTGCCGTCACCACCGGTCCCGGCGCGACCGCCCCAACGCGGATGCCGTGCTTAGCGACCTGGCGCCGAACCGTATGCGTAAAGGCCTGAACGGCATGCTTGGAGGCCGTGTAGATCGGCTCCCAGACCACCGGCACCAGACCGGCGATCGAGCTCGTCATGATGATATCGCCGGTCTTGCGCTCGATCATGTGCGGCAGCACCATGCGGACCGAGCGGAAAGCGGCGTTGATGTTGAGATCGAGCATACGGTCCCAGGAATCGGGATCGCCTTCCGCGACCTCGCCGCCGATATAGGCGCCGGCATTGGCATGGAAGATATCGAGCTTGCCGAACCTGTCGAGGATTTGCGGCATCATCGTCGTCACGCTCTCGGCGTTCAGAAGGTCGACGACGACGGGAAAGGCGTTCGGCCCCAGCTCGGCGCAAAGGCTTTTCAGACTATCTTCGGCCCGGTCGACGAGGGCGACGCTGGCGCCCTCGTTCAATAGCGATTTGGCACATTCCAAGCCAATTCCAGAGGCCGCCCCGGTGATGGCGGCGACCTTGTCGGCAAAATCCTGTCTCATAACAATCCTTACCTTCTTGAAGAAATCAGCCGCGCCCATGCGAGGCGCGGGAACGACGGGCGAGCGAGTCGACGATGACGGCAATGGCAAGAACTGCGCCAGTGATCATATAGCGAAGCGCCGACGACAGATCGAGCATGGTGAGGCCGCTGGCGATCGACTGGATGACGATGATGCCGAGCAGTGCCGAATAGGCGCTCCCGCGGCCGCCGAAGAGGCTGGTGCCGCCGATGACGGCCGCCGCAATCGCATTCAGATTGACGTCGCCTGTACCCGCCTGCTGGCTGGCAGAGGCGAGACGTGCTGCCGCCAGCACACCACCAAGGGCTGCCAACATGGCGCAGAGAACGAAGGCGCTGGTATAGATCCTGCGTACGTTGATACCGGCGCGGCGCGCTGCCTCGCGATTGCCGCCAACGGCAGACATCGACCGGCCCCATTGCGTGCGCGTCAGCGCATAATCCATGACGATAACAAGCACCACGAACAGGGCGAACATCCATGGAATGCCGCGATCCTGATTGAGATAGAAGGCAACGAATTCCAGAGCCACGGTGATGACTGCTGCCTTTATCAGCAAGCCGCCAACAGACGGTGTCGATAGATTTGCCAGCTTGCGCCGCCGCACCGCGCCAAGACCCGCAACCAGCATGACGGCACCCGGAATGAGCGCGAAGACATAAGCGAGCGGGCGGGGAATGACCAGAAGCTGGCCGAAATTCACGATGGCCGAACCATAGGGTAGATTGATCGAGCCTGTCGCGCCAAGCAGATAGAGCTGCATGCCAAGCACGGCGAGAAGGCCGGCCAATGTGGCTACGAAGCTCGGCATACCCAGCCGGTTGAACAGCACGGCATAGATGGCGCCAATCACGCCGCCGACAACCAGCGCCGCCAGGATCGCCAAGGCCACCGGCCAGCCCTCGTTCACCCAGAGCATGCCGACCATGGCCGAGGCGAAGCCACTGATCGAGCCGACTGAAAGATCGATCTCACCGACCATCAGCACGCATACTATGCCGAGCGAGATGATGCCGACGGTCGAGGCGTCGAACAGCAGATTGGCGAGGTTGTTGCTCGAAAGGAAGGTCGGGTTGAGCGTGCCGAACACTGTCCAGATGATAACGAGGCCAACGACGACGGGCAGCGAGCCGAGATCGCCGGAACGAACCTTGTCGATGGAGGAGCGGATGGTCGCGCCAAGCCCGGTGTCATGGTTGACCCGGACATCGCCGCGGTCAAGCAGCATGGTCGATTGCTTGCTGTCCTGGCTCATGGCTGGCCCCCTTCCCTCAATTCCTGCTGGGCCTGACGCCGCACTGCGCGTCGCGACACGGCGTTTTCCGTGGCTCCGGTGATGGCGCTGACAAGTTCCTGGTTCGAGGCATCTGGATAGAAGATGCCGTTGTTGCGGCCGAGGCGCAGCACGACGATACGGTCGGCAACGGCGCGCACATCCTCCATGTTGTGGCTGATCATGATGACACCAAGCCCCTTGTCGCGGACGCGCTCGATGAGGTTCAGCACTTCGGCGGTTTGCGCGACGCCAAGCGCTGCGGTGGGCTCGTCGAGCATGATGAGTTTCGGCTCGAGCAGCAGCGAACGGGCGATCGCCACCGTCTGCCGTTGACCGCCGGAAAGCGAGGCGATCGGGATGCGCACGCTCGGAATGCGCGCCGCGAGCTCGTTGAGCAGCGTCCAGGCTCGAACCTCCATGGCGGTTTCGTCGAGCTTCAAAGGGCTCAGTTCCCGGCCGAGGAAAATGTTGGCAACGACATCGAGGTTTTCGCAGAGCGCCAGATCCTGAAAGACCGTGGCAATGCCGAGATCGAGCGCGGTTGCAGGGTCACTGAGCGTCACCTGTTTGCCGCGGAATGTGATGGTGCCTGAACTCGGCTGATGAACGCCGGCCAGAACCTTGACGAGCGTCGATTTGCCGGCGCCATTGTCGCCGACGAGCGCCACCACTTCACCGGCATGCACATCGAGGTTGATATCCGTCAGTGCCGAGACGGCGCCGAAGTGTTTGGAGATCCCTTTGAGGCTGAGCACAAGCTCGCCGTCCGGGGCTCTGTGATCGGAAGCGTCACTCATGACTCGCCACCTTCTCGGGTTGAAATGCTATCGGATGCGTTTTGCCTCCGGCCGCCGAAGCGGCCGGAGACTGGGAGGAGCAGCCTTAACTGCCGATACCGAGCTTCTTGCAGCCATCGGCATAACGGTCGTTGCAGAGCTGTTCCGGCGTCTGGATCGGCTTGCCGTTGACCGTCTTGTCGATGATCTCGGCCTTCAGATTTTCGGACGTGACCAGGGCCGGCGTGAAGAGCTTGGTCGGCGTGTCGAAGAGCTTCGTGTCCGCTTTCGGCGTCTCGCCAGAAAGCAGCTCGATCGCAACATTGGCGGCAGCGGCAGCCACGATCTCGCTCGGCTTGGAGATCGTATTATACTGATCGCCCGAAATGATGAGCTGCAGGCCGGCGATGGTCGCGTCATTACCGGTGACAGGCGGAACCGGATCGAAGCCGGCGGCCTTGAAGGCGGCGACGGCTGCGCCACCGGTACCGTCATTGGCAGCGACGACGCCGAGGATCTTCTTGCCGAAGCGGGTGATCTGGCCGCTTGCCCATTGCTGAGCCTTCGGCGGTGCCCATTCCGGCGTGTCGAATTCAGCCAACACCGGATAGCCGCCGTCGGCCAGACCGGCATGGATGCCCTTCTTGATCAGGCCGGCAGCAGCATCGGTCGGCGAACCATTGATTTCGAGAAGGCCGCCATCGCCAGCCTTCACGCCCTTCGCCTTCAGATGATCGACCAGCGACTTGGCGATCATCTTGCCGATCTCTTCATTGTTGAAGGAGACATAATAGTCGGCAGCGGCCGACGGGATGGGCCGGTCATAGGCGATGACGCGTACGCCCTGGCTCTGCGCGAGCTTCACCAATGAAGCGGCGGCCGTCGAGTCCACCGGGTCGAGCACGATAGCCTTCGCACCCTGCGAGATCGCCGAATTGAACTGCTGCTGCTGACGCGAGGCATCGCCATTGGCGTTCTGGTAGATGACCTTGCAGCCGGCGCAGAGCTTCTTCATCTCGGCCTGGAAACCAGGGAAATCATGCTCCTCATAGCGCGTCGAGCTCTGGTCGGGCATCAGGAAGGCGACGGTCGCATCCGTCACCTTGGCGGATTGGGCGAAGGCGGAAGTGCCGGCCAGAAGACCGACCGCAAGCGCTGCTGCGCCAGCGATTTTCAGTGCGAAATGGTTCATTGGAATTTCTCCGTTCCAAATGGTAATGGTTTCCCTCGATCATCGCAGCTGTCCGCACGCGATGCTCTTGTTGATGCGTCGCCGAAGGCGATCTCAGGCCGACGCGGCGGTAATTTCGGACAAGCCTTCTCCTTCGGGCGGCAAAGGTGCCTGCCCGTTCGCTTGCCCTGAATTCTGTCTTCCTCCCGTCCTCCCTTGTGTTAGGCGGCCTCCACCGCGCGTGCGTGCTGTGCCAAGAGCGACCTGAACCGGGAGGGCGCCATGCCCTTCTGATCCAGAAAACGCCGATTGAAGTTCGAGATATTGTTGAAGCCTGCCGCAAAGCAGATGTCGGTGATCGTCATCTCGGCCTTGCTCATCAAAAGATGACAGGCGAAGTTGATGCGCAGCCGGTTGACATACTGCACCAGCGCCATGCCGGTATGGCGACGGAAGCTCCGCGAAAAGGCGCTTGGGCTCTGACCGGTCAATTCTGCAAGGTCGCATTCGCTGAACGGCTCGGTGAGGTGCGCATTGATGTAAGCCAAAGCCTGATTGACGCCCGCCGACATGAAGCCGGAGGGATCCGGCTGATAGCCGGCGCTGGCGAGCGTGCGCGTGCCTTCAGCACGGCTCATCGTATCAAGAATGTTCATGAAGAGCTCGATACGCCGGATACCGGTTGCTTCCACCAGTTCGCCGAGGATCGGGCCAACGATGGCCGCTGTCTCGGGCGTGAAAAGCGCGCCGCGGCGGCTCGTTTCCAGAATACCAGCGCAGGCCGATAGCTCGGGAAAGACCTTGCTGGCATCGGCAAAGAAGGATTCTGAGAATTGCAGCACGCGGCAGCGCAGCGGCAGGGTGACACCAGCGGGCACATCGCTCACCCAATTGTGCGGCAGGTTCGGTCCCGTCAGCACAAGGTTGCCGGGCTCAAACTCGCCGATAAAGTCACCGATAAAATATTGGCCTGTCGTCGCGACGACATGGTGGATCTCATATTCGGGATGGAAATGCCAGCGAACCGTGCGGTAGGGATAGCCGTGCTCCCAGGCCTTGAAGGATTCTCCGCTGCCGATCGCGACCACTTCCAAATCGGGGTTCATCGGCAAGCCTCCTTTCATCCGTCCGCATTCGTTACGGTCACGGCGCCTCCTCCCAGAGGCCATCGCGTCTTCTATATGGTAAATCTACCCCTCCTAGGCGCCTGCCGCTACTACGCCTTGTACGCCCAACCGATACTTTTTTGACATGAAGGGTGGCCCATTTGGTCAAATGTGCAGTGCGGCATAGCCAACCGCGTCGCGAGACCCGTATGAGCACGAAAGCGGGATCAATCGAGATCGTCGCGAATACAGGCCTTGAACTGCCCCGGCGCAATCTCCCGCAATTGCGGAACTCTCTTTGCGCAGGCGTCGAGCGCGAATGGGCAGCGCGTTCGGAAGACACAGCCACTTGGCGGGTTTGCCGGGCTTGGAATATCGCCCTTCAGAATTTGCCTGTTACGCCTGCGATCCGGGTCCGGCGACGGGATGGCTGACAGCAAAGCGCGCGTATAGGGATGTCGCGGTCTGGCGTACAGATCGGCGCTTGCGGCAATCTCCATGATCCGCCCGAGATAAAGCACGATGACGCGATCACAGAGATATTCGACCACGGCAAGATCATGCGAGATGAACAGCATGGTAAGCGCGAGGCGTTGCTGTAGGCCACGCAGCAGATTGATGACCTGCGCCTGAATGGAGACATCCAGTGCCGAGACGGGTTCGTCGGCGACCAGAAACTCCGGCCCGAGCGCAAGTGCGCGCGCAATGCCGATCCGCTGGCGCTGGCCGCCTGAGAATTCGTGGGCATAGCGATTGATCGCGTCCGCCGGCAAATCCACCTGTTCGAGCGCTGCCCGCGCGCGATCCAGCCGATCGATACGGCCGCCGATGCGCTGGATCTTCAGCCCCTCGGTCAGGATCTCGCCGATGGTCATGCGCGGCGACAAACTGGCGAAAGGATCCTGAAAAATATACTGCATGCGCGGCCGCATGCGCCTCAGATCGCCAGTGCCGAGCCTGGTCATTTCGGTGCCGTCGAAGCGCACGCTGCCGGCCGATGGCTCAACCAAGCGCAGGATGGACCTGCCGATCGTCGTCTTGCCGCTGCCGGATTCGCCGACCAGACCCACCACCTCGCCTCTCCCGATGTCGAAGGAGATATCACGAAGGATGGAAAGTCTTGCACCGCGGGACACATAATCCTTGGCAAGATCGCGAACGGAGACGAGCGCTTCGGTCATCTAAATCTCCCGCCAGCGGATGCAGCGGCTCGTATGGCTTGCGTCGACGGCATCGAGGGACGGCACCGTTGCGCCGCAAGCCTCGATCGCATGGGCGCAACGCGGCGCGAAGGCGCAGCCGGATGGCATTCGCATCAGGCTCGGCACGACACCGGGAATAGCGTATAGCGGCTCTCCGGCCTGCCGCATCCGTGTCGCCTCGCCAAGCCGCGGCATGGAGGCCAAAAGGCCGCGCGTATAGGGATGCCTCGGATTGCGGAACACGGCTTCCGTCGGCCCCTCCTCGACGATCCGGCCGGCATACATGACGGCGACGCGATCGGCGATCTCTGCCACCACACCGAGATTATGCGTGACGAAGAGGATCGCCATGCCGCGCTCCCGCTGTAGTCGCTGCAGGAGGTCGAGGATCTGCGCCTGTATCGTGACGTCGAGCGCCGTCGTCGGCTCGTCTGCGATCAAAAGCACGGGATCGCAGGCAAGTGCCATGGCAATGGTCGCGCGCTGGCGCATCCCGCCAGATAGTTCATGCGGATATTGCCTGACGCGGCGTTGCGCATCGGGAATTCCGACGCTTTCCAGTAGCGCGATCGCCTCACGCATCGCGGTGGCACGATCTGCCCCCCGATGAATACGGATCGGCTCGGCAATCTGATCGCCGATGGTCAGCACCGGATTGAGGCTCGACATCGGCTCCTGAAATACCATGCCGATATCGCCGCCGCGGATCTCGCGCATACGGCTGTCGTCCAACGCCGCAAGATCGCTGACGATGCCCCGCCTGTCCCGCAACCGGATGCTGCCGGCTACGATCTTCCCGACATTACGCGTCAGCAGCCGCATCACCGAAAGGCTCGTCACCGACTTGCCCGAACCGGATTCGCCGACCAGCGCCAGCGTCTCGCCCGCATCGATGGTCAGGTCGATATCCCGCACCGCGGTCAACTCGCCGCCGCGGGTGCGGAAGACGGTCCTGAGGCCCCTGATATCGAGAACGGGTTGGGCGGCGGGCGTCATCATGCCTACAGCAGCCCCGTGTTCTTCAGGATCGCATCGATCCTGGCCGTTTCCTCCGCATTCAGCGCCGCGCGCGGGCGGGGCATGATAGCGGTATCGATGATGCCGAGGCTCTTCATCGCTGCCTTGAAGGCGCCGATGCCGGCCGCACCGCCGCTGACGCGGCCCTGCGCGACCCGGACGATCTCGAACAGACGGCAAAGCCTTTCCTGCTCGCGCCGGGCCGCCGCCCAGTCGCCGCGCTGTGCGGCATCCCACAGCCGCACATAGCCATGCGGATCGACATTGGCGATGCCGGGCACCACGCCATGCGCGCCCATCAGAAGCGCATTGTCGACGACGGTTTCGGAGCCCGTCATCAGGAAGATATCCTTGTGATCGGCAAGATCGAGCAGCGCATAGCGGAAATTGCCGTCGTCGCCGCTGGAATCCTTCAATCCGATGATGGTGCCTTCCCTGGCGAGCGTCACCACGGTTTGGCGCTGCAGCTTCACGTGCACACAGACCGGGATGTCATATGCGACGAGCGGTACATCGACGGCATCCCGAATATAGCGGAAATGGTCCAATATCTCTGACTGGCTGGTCACCGTATAGAAGGGAGCTGTAACCACGACGGCGTCGGCACCGGCCTCTTTTGCGATTTTCGAATGCGTGATCACGCGGTCTGTCGTGGGGTCGATGACACCGACCAGCAGCGGCACCCGCCCGTTCACGACCTTGGCGGAATGCTCGATAATCTCGCGCCGTGTCTTTTCGTCGTGGAAGACGACTTCGCTGGTGGAGCCCAGCACGAAGACGCCGTGGCAGCCGCCATCGATCAGATGCTCCAGCACCCTCGTATAGGATGGATAATCCACGGTGAAATCGTCGTTCAGCGGCGTTACAACGGGAGGCACCACGCCCTTGAATTTACTCATTGTCTCTTTCTTTCCTGGGTTCAACGAAGCTCGGCGCGCGGATCGAAGGCATCCCTCAGCCCGTCGCCGATGAAATTGATGGCAAGGACGGCAAGCACCAGCGCAGCGCCGGGAAACAGCCATTGCCAGGGATATTGTTCGAGAACGGCTGTGGAGCGGGCCGCATTCAGCATATTGCCCCAGCTCGCCGCGGGCGGCGCAATGCCGAGCCCGAGAAAGGAAAGCCCGGCCTCCAAGAGGATCGCATTGGCGACCTGCGTCGTGGCGTAGACCACCAGAATATCGATGCAGTTCGGCATGCCGTGGCGCAGCAGCAGGTGCGGCAGCCCTGCCCCCATGCCGCGCGCGGCGGTGACGAAATCGCGTTCGCGCAGTTCCAGCAGCCTAGAGCGTACCATGCGGGCCAGCAGCGGCCAGGACAGCAGCGATATGACTGTTATCGTCGGCAAGATACCCGTGCCGGTGATGGAGGCCAGCACCAGCAGGAAGATCACGGGCGGCAAGGTCATGACCAGATCGACGAAGCGCATGCTGAGCGCATCCGCCCAGCGGCCGGCAAAGGCAGACACGAAACCGAACAGAAAGCCGATGATGGCCGAAATGTGGAACCTGCCGCGACCATCAGCGATATACGGCCGCCTTCAAG
Proteins encoded in this region:
- a CDS encoding alpha/beta hydrolase; translated protein: MTSAERPMPSEAGILQFMEICDSFYPPDAVTASIAQQRQWYDALCARFDRPLPEGMQTADDLVSGTIPVRRYKPANIRTTTKLLYLHGGGFVVGSLESHHAICAEIADHAGAELVSVDYRLAPEYRWPAQTDDCFSVLKQLLAEKMSVVLIGDSAGGNLAAGLAVRAQAEGLSGIVGQILIYPALGGDLASGSYQEMAEAPGLTTADVAYYRTVLQAPEGDPIAGPLASSSVAGLPPTFITVAHYDPLRDDGRNYAARLAQAGVEVWFREEPQMVHAWLRARHMSDGARAGFAAICAAASRFAGSS
- a CDS encoding (R)-mandelonitrile lyase, with product MDIKKNGTQPSGKGPSDWFTGTVRIDPLFAANDARRAAAGSVTFEPGARTAWHTHPRGQTLIVTAGLGLVQREGGPIEEIRPGDVVWFEPNEKHWHGASPTTAMTHIAIQEHLDDKVVDWLEHVKDEQYQAG
- a CDS encoding FGGY-family carbohydrate kinase; translated protein: MTAPYFIGIDVGTGSARAGVFDAHGHLLAAAKRPITIWHEAGSIVEQSSEQIWKAVCDSVKEAVATAKIAAGDVSGIGFDATCSLVAVKADGRPVAVGPSGDANRNIIVWMDHRAASEAAEINAGNHAVLRYVGGRISPEMETPKLLWLKRNLPQSFAATDHFFDLADYLTWRATGSLQRSVCTVTCKWTYLAHEKRWDAQYFKDIGLGELADEGFVRIGTEIVEPGTALGGGLNEAAAGDLGLAVGTPVGASLIDAHAGGVGTLGGQGADGKADVRNRLAYIFGTSACSMASNDDAIFVDGVWGPYYSAMVPGLWLTEGGQSAAGAAIDHLVTMHPASGEARARAEAEDLSLVAWLDRQAMKAVKNASDAVKLALSIQVVPEFLGNRSPYADPDARAVISGLGLETGIDNLISFYVAGLCGIGYGLKQLLEKLAQDGIACDLIIASGGAAQSGLVRQLLADTTDRPVAVADTEEPVLLGAAMLGATAGGHCGSLLEAMAAMSRLAKRFEPAEGAVKALHARRYEAFELLQSADRSIRALMAR
- a CDS encoding SDR family oxidoreductase, producing MRQDFADKVAAITGAASGIGLECAKSLLNEGASVALVDRAEDSLKSLCAELGPNAFPVVVDLLNAESVTTMMPQILDRFGKLDIFHANAGAYIGGEVAEGDPDSWDRMLDLNINAAFRSVRMVLPHMIERKTGDIIMTSSIAGLVPVVWEPIYTASKHAVQAFTHTVRRQVAKHGIRVGAVAPGPVVTALISDWPQAKLDEAIAAGGLMEATEVAEAVLFMLSRPRNIVIRDLVILPLSTDL
- a CDS encoding sugar ABC transporter permease; this translates as MSQDSKQSTMLLDRGDVRVNHDTGLGATIRSSIDKVRSGDLGSLPVVVGLVIIWTVFGTLNPTFLSSNNLANLLFDASTVGIISLGIVCVLMVGEIDLSVGSISGFASAMVGMLWVNEGWPVALAILAALVVGGVIGAIYAVLFNRLGMPSFVATLAGLLAVLGMQLYLLGATGSINLPYGSAIVNFGQLLVIPRPLAYVFALIPGAVMLVAGLGAVRRRKLANLSTPSVGGLLIKAAVITVALEFVAFYLNQDRGIPWMFALFVVLVIVMDYALTRTQWGRSMSAVGGNREAARRAGINVRRIYTSAFVLCAMLAALGGVLAAARLASASQQAGTGDVNLNAIAAAVIGGTSLFGGRGSAYSALLGIIVIQSIASGLTMLDLSSALRYMITGAVLAIAVIVDSLARRSRASHGRG
- a CDS encoding ATP-binding cassette domain-containing protein, producing the protein MSDASDHRAPDGELVLSLKGISKHFGAVSALTDINLDVHAGEVVALVGDNGAGKSTLVKVLAGVHQPSSGTITFRGKQVTLSDPATALDLGIATVFQDLALCENLDVVANIFLGRELSPLKLDETAMEVRAWTLLNELAARIPSVRIPIASLSGGQRQTVAIARSLLLEPKLIMLDEPTAALGVAQTAEVLNLIERVRDKGLGVIMISHNMEDVRAVADRIVVLRLGRNNGIFYPDASNQELVSAITGATENAVSRRAVRRQAQQELREGGQP
- a CDS encoding ABC transporter substrate-binding protein, giving the protein MNHFALKIAGAAALAVGLLAGTSAFAQSAKVTDATVAFLMPDQSSTRYEEHDFPGFQAEMKKLCAGCKVIYQNANGDASRQQQQFNSAISQGAKAIVLDPVDSTAAASLVKLAQSQGVRVIAYDRPIPSAAADYYVSFNNEEIGKMIAKSLVDHLKAKGVKAGDGGLLEINGSPTDAAAGLIKKGIHAGLADGGYPVLAEFDTPEWAPPKAQQWASGQITRFGKKILGVVAANDGTGGAAVAAFKAAGFDPVPPVTGNDATIAGLQLIISGDQYNTISKPSEIVAAAAANVAIELLSGETPKADTKLFDTPTKLFTPALVTSENLKAEIIDKTVNGKPIQTPEQLCNDRYADGCKKLGIGS
- a CDS encoding AraC family transcriptional regulator, whose protein sequence is MNPDLEVVAIGSGESFKAWEHGYPYRTVRWHFHPEYEIHHVVATTGQYFIGDFIGEFEPGNLVLTGPNLPHNWVSDVPAGVTLPLRCRVLQFSESFFADASKVFPELSACAGILETSRRGALFTPETAAIVGPILGELVEATGIRRIELFMNILDTMSRAEGTRTLASAGYQPDPSGFMSAGVNQALAYINAHLTEPFSECDLAELTGQSPSAFSRSFRRHTGMALVQYVNRLRINFACHLLMSKAEMTITDICFAAGFNNISNFNRRFLDQKGMAPSRFRSLLAQHARAVEAA